Sequence from the Mesorhizobium sp. PAMC28654 genome:
CGTGCATTTTCATGCCCAGCGCCTTGCCGAGCGCGACGATGCGGTCGGTGGCCTCGAGGTCGAAGAGGCCGTGCTCGATGTCGAGCACGATATGCCGGTAGCCGATGTCATGGGCGATCTCCATCATCGCCTGATGCGGGGTCGACAGCCAGACGGCGAAATCATCGATCTGCTCAGCCATGCGGCGCCTGGTCCTTCTTGTTGCGTTCGGCGATCATGCCGTCGATGTCCACGAGATCCTGCAGGCGTGCACCGGCCTCGATTTTTCGTACCCAGCTGCCTTCATCCTCCTGGTCGAACAGCGCCACGGACGTCACGCCCTCGACCTGATTGGGCGGCAGCACGAGGATGCCGCAATCGTCGGCGAGCACCGCGTCACCAGGGTTGACGGCGACGCCGCCGCAACTGACGGGAATGTTGAAGCCGCCACCCAGATTGAGCAGCTTGGTGGTGATCGGCGACACGCCACGAGCCCAGGTCGGCACGCCGGCGGCGCGGATGGCGGCGGGGTCGGTGACGACGCCATCGATGATGACGCCCGCGAGGCCGCGCACCTTGGCCACCGCCGCCATGAAGCCGCCCCACGGCGCATGCCGCTCATCGCCGGCACGGTCGATCACCAGTATGTCGCCTGGCCGCACGCGGTCCATCGCGTAATAGAGCAGCGTGGAATCGGCGCCGGGGATCGACACCGTCACAGCGGTTCCGGCAACGCGGACGCCGTCGATCAGCGGCCGGATGTCGGTGCGCATGAAGCGGTCGTGGAGATAATGACCGACGGTCGCGGCTTCGACCTTTGCAAGACGCTCGACCAGCGAGCGATCGAGCAAGGGAGGGATCTGTTCGATCCTGTAGGAACGTATGCTCATCAAATATCCTAGTCTTTCAGGAGGTGAATGGCTGCCGAGGGGCAGGAGACCGTGACCGGTTGCCCGATGGCGACCGTATCCGCGCCGTCGGCGTTGCGCGCGCGTACGGTAATGGTTTCTCCGCTGGCGAGACGGACGGCATAAAGCCGGTCGGTGCCGATGTAGACGGTTCCGGCGACCGACCCGGCGAAGCATGTGGCCGCGGATCCGGCGGGCGAGGCAAAGCTCAATGCTTCGGGGCGGACGGCGAGGGTGCAGGATTGATCGACATCGAACCTCCTGTCCGCGCGCAGCGAAAAGGCGGCGCCGCCGGCCTCGACTTCGAAAAGGCCGTCGCGCTTGCCGCTTACCGTGGCCGCCAGCATGTTCATGTCGCCGATGAAGCCGGCGGTGAAGCGATCCGCGGGACGTTCGTAGA
This genomic interval carries:
- a CDS encoding RraA family protein, with product MSIRSYRIEQIPPLLDRSLVERLAKVEAATVGHYLHDRFMRTDIRPLIDGVRVAGTAVTVSIPGADSTLLYYAMDRVRPGDILVIDRAGDERHAPWGGFMAAVAKVRGLAGVIIDGVVTDPAAIRAAGVPTWARGVSPITTKLLNLGGGFNIPVSCGGVAVNPGDAVLADDCGILVLPPNQVEGVTSVALFDQEDEGSWVRKIEAGARLQDLVDIDGMIAERNKKDQAPHG